One Rosa chinensis cultivar Old Blush chromosome 5, RchiOBHm-V2, whole genome shotgun sequence genomic region harbors:
- the LOC112201608 gene encoding phenylacetaldehyde reductase, whose protein sequence is MSKQGEVVCVTGGSGCIGSWVVRLLLDRGYTVHATVKDLKDDGETKHLEALEGAQTRLRLFQIDLLDYDSISAAVHGCSGVFHLASPCIVDQVHDPEKELLDPAIKGTLNVLTAANQAGVKRVVLTSSISAITPSPTWPADVVKREDCWTDVEYCKQKGLWYPLSKTLAEKAAWEFAEEKGLDVVVVNPGTVMGDVISPRLNASMLMLVRLLEGCTETYENFFMGSVHFKDVALAHVLVYENKSATGRHLCVEAISHYGDFVSKVAELYPEYKIPSLPKDTQPGLLREKTGAKKLMDLGIDFIPMDQIIKDAVECLKSKGFIS, encoded by the exons atgtCGAAGCAGGGTGAGGTCGTATGCGTCACCGGTGGAAGCGGCTGCATCGGATCATGGGTCGTCCGCCTCCTCCTCGACCGCGGCTACACCGTCCACGCCACCGTCAAAGACCTCA AGGACGACGGCGAGACGAAGCATCTAGAAGCCCTAGAAGGAGCCCAAACGCGCCTCCGCCTCTTCCAGATCGACCTCCTCGACTACGATTCCATCTCCGCCGCAGTCCACGGCTGCTCCGGCGTCTTCCACCTCGCCTCTCCTTGCATCGTCGACCAAGTCCATGACCCCGAG AAGGAGCTTTTGGACCCGGCGATTAAAGGAACCCTGAATGTTCTAACGGCGGCTAACCAGGCCGGCGTGAAGCGCGTGGTGCTCACGTCCTCCATCTCGGCCATCACTCCCAGCCCTACTTGGCCGGCCGATGTCGTCAAGAGAGAGGATTGCTGGACTGATGTTGAGTACTGCAAGCAGAAAGGA CTGTGGTATCCTTTATCGAAAACTCTGGCGGAGAAAGCTGCGTGGGAATTTGCCGAGGAGAAGGGGTTGGATGTGGTTGTGGTGAATCCGGGGACGGTGATGGGTGATGTTATATCGCCGAGGCTCAATGCTAGCATGTTGATGCTTGTTCGCCTTCTTGAAG GCTGCACTGAAACATATGAGAACTTCTTTATGGGATCTGTGCATTTTAAAGATGTAGCTCTAGCACACGTTTTAGTTTACGAGAACAAATCGGCCACTGGTAGGCACTTGTGCGTTGAGGCAATATCACATTATGGTGATTTTGTGTCAAAGGTAGCTGAACTTTATCCCGAGTACAAGATTCCCAG TTTGCCAAAGGACACACAGCCTGGGTTGTTGAGGGAAAAGACTGGAGCGAAAAAGCTAATGGACTTAGGTATAGACTTCATTCCCATGGATCAAATTATCAAGGATGCTGTTGAGTGCCTAAAGAGCAAGGGATTTATTTCGTAA
- the LOC112166097 gene encoding mitochondrial import inner membrane translocase subunit TIM22-4: MAEEKANESTATREVEKAPIEPLRMPTVEEIRGQDIWNNCVVRSVASGVMGGGLGLMMGLFLGALDNPVMQDQMTGRQQFIYTAKQMGSRSWGSAKAFAVMGFVFSAAECVVEKARAKHDTTNTVVAGCVTGGALSAKGGPKAACVGCAGFATFSVLIEKFLDRHD; this comes from the exons ATGGCCGAAGAGAAGGCAAATGAATCTACAGCCACCAGAGAAGTAGAGAAGGCTCCGATTGAGCCTCTGCGGATGCCCACGGTGGAGGAGATTCGCGGCCAAGATATTTGGAACAACTGTGTCGTGCGCAGTGTCGCTAGTGGAGTTATGG GTGGTGGACTTGGATTGATGATGGGTTTGTTTCTTGGGGCTTTAGACAACCCAGTAATGCAAGATCAAATGACTGGTAGGCAGCAATTTATATACACAGCAAAGCAGATGGGGTCAAGGAGTTGGGGTTCTGCAAAAGCATTTGCAGTGATGGGATTCGTTTTCTCAGCTGCTGAATGTGTTGTTGAAAAG GCACGAGCTAAGCATGACACAACAAATACCGTTGTCGCGGGATGTGTCACTGGAGGTGCATTGTCAGCAAAAG GTGGTCCAAAAGCAGCCTGTGTTGGTTGTGCTGGGTTTGCCACATTTTCGGTGCTGATAGAGAAATTTTTGGATAGACATGATTGA
- the LOC112167238 gene encoding 40S ribosomal protein S4-3, whose protein sequence is MARGLKKHLKRLNAPKHWMLDKLGGAFAPKPSSGPHKSRECLPLIIILRNRLKYALTYREVIAILMQRHVLVDGKVRTDKTYPAGFMDVVSIPKTNENFRLLYDTKGRFRLHSIRDEEAKFKLCKVRSVQFGQKNIPYINTYDGRTIRYPDPLIKANDTIKLDLETNKIIDFIKFDVGNVVMVTGGRNRGRVGVIKNREKHKGSFETIHVQDAAGHEFATRLGNVFTIGKGTKPWVSLPKGKGIKLSIIEEARKRQAALQTATA, encoded by the exons ATG GCGAGAGGTTTGAAGAAGCATCTGAAGAGGCTCAATGCCCCAAAGCATTGGATGCTCGACAAGCTTGGTGGTGCTTTT GCTCCCAAACCATCATCTGGGCCACACAAATCGAGGGAGTGCCTTCCCCTGATCATCATTCTGAGGAACAGGTTGAAGTATGCTCTCACATACCGTGAGGTCATTGCTATTCTCATGCAACGTCATGTTTTGGTTGATGGAAAGGTCAGGACTGATAAGACCTACCCTGCTGGCTTCATGG ATGTTGTTTCCATCCCAAAAACCAATGAGAACTTCCGGCTGCTCTACGACACCAAGGGTCGTTTCCGTCTCCATTCAATCAGGGATGAGGAGGCAAAG TTCAAGCTCTGCAAGGTTCGCTCAGTGCAGTTTGGGCAGAAGAACATCCCCTATATTAACACTTATGATGGGAGAACTATTCGCTACCCAGACCCACTTATTAAGGCCAATGATACTATCAAGCTGGACTTAGAGACCAACAAGATTATTGACTTCATTAAGTTTGATGTTGGGAATGTTGTCATGGTGACTGGTGGAAGGAATAGGGGACGTGTTGGAGTCATCAAGAACAGGGAAAAGCATAAGGGAAGCTTTGAGACCATCCACGTTCAGGATGCCGCAGGTCATGAGTTTGCCACCCGTCTTGGCAATGTGTTCACCATTGGCAAGGGTACAAAGCCTTGGGTGTCACTTCCCAAGGGCAAGGGTATCAAGCTCTCCATCATTGAGGAGGCAAGGAAGCGACAAGCAGCACTCCAAACTGCTACTGCTTAA
- the LOC112167378 gene encoding ferritin-4, chloroplastic: MPLTISPSSTSIISQRPNLGFFKNRGTGPAFIKLPKSNNNGNVGSGGLVIFASNGANNRQALEVVFEPFEEVKKELLLVPTEPNASLARQKYTDESVAAINEQINVEYNVSYVYHAMYAYFDRDNVALKGFAKFFKESSAEERGHAEKLMEYQSKRGGRVKLQSMLMPCSEFDHAEKGDALHAMELALALEKLNNEKLLNLHKTANENNDVHLVDYIESEYLNEQVESIRKISEYVAQLRRIGPGHGVWHFDQMLLNDTAGVAA; the protein is encoded by the exons ATGCCTTTGACTATAAGCCCTTCTTCAACATCCATAATCTCCCAAAGACCAAACCTTGGTTTCTTCAAAAACAGGGGCACTGGTCCAGCTTTCATCAAACTCCCAAAGAGCAACAACAATGGCAACGTGGGTAGTGGTGGTTTGGTAATATTCGCCTCAAATGGGGCTAATAATCGACAAGCACTGGAGGTGGTGTTCGAGCCCTTTGAGGAGGTCAAGAAGGAGCTCCTTCTCGTCCCAACTGAGCCTAATGCTTCTCTTGCTCGCCAGAAATACACAGACGAAAGTGTAGCTGCCATTAATGAACAAATCAA TGTGGAATACAATGTCTCCTATGTGTACCATGCCATGTATGCCTACTTTGACAGAGACAATGTTGCTCTTAAGGGATTTGCCAA GTTTTTCAAAGAATCAAGTGCAGAAGAAAGGGGGCATGCTGAAAAACTGATGGAATATCAG AGCAAACGTGGAGGAAGAGTTAAGCTACAGTCCATGCTAATGCCCTGCTCAGAGTTTGATCATGCTGAGAAGGGTGATGCGTTGCACG CAATGGAGCTTGCGCTTGCTTTGGAAAAGCTGAACAATGAGAAACTTCTAAATCTGCACAAA ACAGCTAATGAAAACAATGATGTGCATTTAGTGGATTATATTGAAAGTGAATACTTGAATGAACAG GTCGAATCTATAAGGAAAATCTCTGAATATGTAGCTCAATTGAGAAGGATTGGTCCAGGACATG GTGTTTGGCACTTTGATCAGATGCTCCTTAATGACACAGCCGGGGTCGCTGCCTGA